In the genome of Mucisphaera calidilacus, one region contains:
- a CDS encoding PilZ domain-containing protein — protein MIVAQSHDLLDTLNALEDLRSNEVSARRAFQRFVVRGDAQLLPMDRNHLDPNPIPIHLRDISRGGLGFITTAELDVNSSWRVVFYHHGFPVGEQGLVVRHSRRVEAGLHLVGGQFVVNSGVLSLLGIDPSQIDDEDQADIPAVPGDFRSPE, from the coding sequence ATGATCGTTGCACAGTCTCATGACCTGCTCGATACGCTCAATGCGCTGGAGGATCTGCGATCGAACGAGGTGTCGGCCCGACGGGCTTTTCAGCGGTTCGTGGTGCGTGGCGACGCACAGCTACTGCCGATGGACCGCAATCACCTTGACCCGAACCCCATCCCGATCCACCTGCGTGACATCAGCCGTGGCGGTCTGGGTTTTATTACGACGGCCGAGCTGGACGTGAACTCAAGCTGGCGCGTGGTTTTTTACCACCACGGGTTCCCGGTCGGCGAACAGGGACTTGTCGTGCGCCACAGCCGCCGGGTCGAAGCCGGTCTGCATCTGGTCGGCGGACAGTTTGTGGTCAATTCGGGTGTGTTATCGCTGCTGGGCATCGACCCGTCTCAGATTGATGATGAGGATCAGGCAGACATCCCCGCGGTGCCGGGCGATTTCCGCTCGCCGGAGTAG
- the leuS gene encoding leucine--tRNA ligase: protein MSTDTPVSTYDFAAIEQRWQAFWAERHTFHAPNPGDTGFDPDKPKFYVLDMFPYPSGVGLHVGHPLGYIATDIVGRYKRMQGYNVLHPMGFDAFGLPAEQFAVETGVHPRETTEKNISNMVRQLKRLGLGYDWNRQIATTDTDYYRWTQWIFLQLYNSYFDPVAKAARPITQLIEKLEGEDYYVGIDGELIVSGATEDLESIAGIGNPNFHKYQELEPDQRLRLIDAYRLAFLAEVDVNWCPALGTVLANEEVTNDGRSERGNHPVFKRPLKQWMLRITAYSDRLIDELDQVDWPEPIKLLQRNWIGRSTGAEVDFAIEGSDDLITVFTTRPDTLFGATYMVLAPEHPLVSEITTAEHRKAVDDYQAESAAKSEIDRGAEGKEKTGVFTGAYAINPVNQQRIPVWIADYVMMGYGTGAIMAVPAHDERDHAFASKFGLPIVRVVEGGDRPIEEEAFTGNGPAVNSANDDLSLDGLSTPEAKARMTQWLADNALGKAKVQTKLRDWLFSRQRYWGEPFPILHELDDNDEPTGSIRGVPEKMLPVEHPHLDDFRPEAVDDPNTPPRPPLGRAPGDWTTVEIDGRRYRREFNTMPQWAGSCWYYLRFLDPANLSRFVDPDAEKYWMTPSLWEGDAEPAYSGGVDLYVGGAEHAVLHLLYARFWHKVLFDLGHVSTPEPFGRLFNQGYIQAYYYEKENGTRVEATQVTTEDGRPAFEAQGQPGTRFLYEGEPVVEKYGKMGKSLKNAVAPDDVCAEYGADTLRLYEMAMGPLDQSKPWNTKDITGVHRFLNRVWRNFYDAETGELVVVDDAPAEELDRFTHKTIARVTDAMESMSFNVAIAAMIELNNQLVALPKLPRAVADALVRMLSPLAPHLAEELWAALGNQPSVADAPWPSFDPDKLLEETIEMPVQVNGKLRGKIMVPADADQPAVEEAAKADANVGTHLEGKTIRKVIIVPGKLINIVAS, encoded by the coding sequence ATGAGCACCGATACCCCCGTCTCCACGTATGACTTCGCCGCCATCGAGCAACGCTGGCAGGCGTTCTGGGCCGAGCGACACACTTTCCACGCGCCGAATCCCGGCGACACGGGCTTTGACCCCGACAAGCCCAAGTTCTACGTCCTCGACATGTTCCCCTACCCCTCGGGTGTCGGGCTCCACGTCGGGCACCCGCTGGGTTACATCGCCACCGACATCGTGGGCCGCTACAAGCGGATGCAGGGCTACAACGTGCTCCACCCCATGGGTTTTGACGCTTTCGGTCTCCCCGCCGAGCAGTTCGCCGTCGAAACGGGCGTCCACCCCCGCGAGACCACCGAGAAGAACATCAGCAACATGGTCCGCCAGCTCAAGCGTCTGGGCCTGGGCTACGACTGGAACCGCCAGATCGCCACGACCGACACGGACTACTACCGCTGGACGCAGTGGATCTTCCTGCAGCTGTACAACAGCTACTTCGACCCCGTCGCGAAGGCGGCGCGGCCGATCACGCAGCTCATCGAGAAGCTCGAGGGCGAGGACTATTACGTCGGCATCGACGGCGAACTGATCGTCTCGGGCGCGACCGAGGACCTCGAGTCCATCGCGGGCATCGGCAACCCCAACTTCCACAAGTACCAGGAGCTCGAGCCGGACCAGCGGCTGCGGCTTATCGATGCCTACCGGCTGGCGTTCCTCGCCGAGGTAGATGTGAACTGGTGTCCGGCGCTGGGCACGGTTCTGGCCAACGAGGAAGTGACCAACGACGGCCGCTCGGAGCGCGGCAACCACCCCGTCTTCAAGCGGCCGCTCAAGCAGTGGATGCTGCGCATCACCGCTTATTCGGATCGGCTGATCGACGAGCTCGATCAGGTCGACTGGCCCGAGCCGATCAAGCTGCTGCAGCGCAACTGGATCGGGCGCTCGACCGGTGCCGAGGTCGACTTCGCCATCGAGGGTTCGGATGACCTGATCACGGTCTTCACCACGCGGCCCGACACCCTTTTCGGCGCGACCTATATGGTCCTCGCGCCGGAGCACCCGCTGGTGTCGGAGATCACCACCGCTGAGCACCGCAAGGCGGTCGACGATTACCAGGCCGAGTCCGCGGCCAAGTCGGAGATCGACCGCGGCGCCGAGGGCAAGGAGAAGACGGGCGTCTTCACCGGCGCCTACGCCATCAACCCGGTCAACCAGCAGCGCATCCCGGTCTGGATCGCCGACTACGTCATGATGGGCTACGGCACCGGCGCGATCATGGCCGTCCCTGCGCACGATGAACGCGACCACGCCTTCGCCAGCAAGTTCGGCCTGCCGATCGTCCGGGTTGTGGAGGGCGGCGACCGGCCCATCGAGGAGGAGGCCTTCACCGGGAACGGCCCGGCTGTGAATTCCGCCAACGACGACCTATCACTCGACGGGCTCTCGACGCCTGAGGCCAAGGCACGGATGACGCAGTGGCTCGCCGACAACGCCCTGGGCAAGGCCAAGGTGCAGACCAAGCTCCGCGACTGGCTCTTCTCTCGGCAGCGTTATTGGGGCGAACCCTTCCCCATCCTGCACGAGCTGGATGACAACGATGAGCCCACTGGCAGCATCCGAGGCGTGCCCGAGAAGATGCTTCCCGTCGAGCACCCTCATCTCGATGACTTCCGGCCCGAGGCGGTTGACGATCCCAACACGCCCCCGCGTCCGCCGCTCGGACGAGCGCCCGGAGACTGGACCACCGTGGAAATCGACGGCAGACGTTACCGCCGGGAGTTCAACACCATGCCCCAGTGGGCGGGCTCCTGCTGGTACTACCTGCGTTTTCTCGATCCGGCAAATCTCAGCCGGTTCGTTGATCCGGATGCTGAGAAGTACTGGATGACGCCTTCGCTCTGGGAGGGTGACGCGGAACCGGCCTACAGCGGCGGCGTGGACCTCTACGTCGGCGGCGCTGAGCACGCGGTGCTCCACCTGCTCTACGCCCGCTTCTGGCACAAGGTCCTCTTCGACCTCGGCCACGTCTCCACGCCGGAGCCCTTCGGCCGGCTCTTCAATCAGGGCTACATCCAGGCCTACTACTACGAAAAAGAGAACGGCACGCGGGTCGAGGCGACACAAGTCACCACCGAGGACGGCAGGCCGGCTTTCGAGGCGCAGGGTCAGCCCGGCACGCGGTTCCTCTACGAGGGCGAGCCGGTCGTCGAGAAGTACGGCAAGATGGGCAAGTCCCTCAAGAACGCCGTCGCGCCCGATGACGTCTGCGCCGAATACGGTGCCGACACGCTGCGGCTCTACGAGATGGCCATGGGCCCGCTCGACCAGTCCAAGCCGTGGAACACCAAGGACATCACGGGTGTCCACCGTTTCCTCAACCGCGTCTGGCGGAACTTCTACGACGCAGAAACGGGTGAGCTCGTTGTCGTCGATGACGCGCCCGCCGAGGAACTCGACCGATTCACGCACAAGACCATCGCACGCGTCACCGATGCCATGGAGTCGATGTCCTTCAATGTCGCGATCGCCGCGATGATCGAGCTGAACAATCAACTCGTCGCGCTGCCGAAGCTGCCCCGGGCCGTCGCCGACGCCCTCGTGCGCATGCTTTCGCCCCTTGCGCCGCACCTCGCCGAGGAACTCTGGGCCGCGCTGGGCAACCAGCCCTCGGTCGCCGACGCACCCTGGCCGAGCTTCGACCCCGACAAGCTCCTCGAGGAGACCATCGAGATGCCCGTTCAGGTCAACGGCAAGCTGCGTGGCAAGATCATGGTCCCGGCCGACGCCGACCAGCCCGCCGTCGAGGAAGCCGCCAAGGCCGACGCCAACGTGGGCACGCACCTGGAGGGCAAGACCATCCGCAAGGTGATCATCGTGCCCGGCAAGCTCATCAACATCGTCGCCAGCTGA
- a CDS encoding glycosyltransferase — protein MGEVASETEQLPRVSLVMALYNQRAFVTEALDSILKQTFTDWELVIWDDGSTDGSDEIARSYAQRDPRIRYERSENRGMYFALASSIPLTSGPLIGWVDSDDRIRPTCLEKTVGLLDARPDVGMVYTDHQMYDEQGRDLGLGQRCSIPYSANRLLRDFMTFHFRLIRREVFERAGGIDTSFAFAEDYDLCMRISEIATIEHLAEVLYDYRVHTRSMSQATRLLQIEGSATAVRRALRRRGLEDQYDLTVELIPRFHIRKR, from the coding sequence ATGGGCGAGGTCGCTTCCGAGACAGAACAACTGCCGCGCGTGTCGCTGGTCATGGCCCTCTACAACCAGCGCGCCTTCGTGACCGAAGCGCTGGACTCGATCCTGAAGCAGACCTTCACGGACTGGGAACTGGTCATCTGGGACGACGGCTCGACCGACGGGTCCGACGAGATCGCCCGGTCGTATGCGCAACGCGACCCACGGATCCGCTACGAGCGCAGCGAAAACCGGGGCATGTACTTCGCCCTGGCATCGTCGATCCCCCTGACAAGCGGGCCGCTGATCGGCTGGGTCGATTCGGACGACCGGATCCGGCCGACGTGCCTGGAGAAGACGGTCGGCCTGCTCGACGCCCGGCCGGACGTCGGCATGGTCTACACCGACCACCAGATGTATGACGAGCAGGGCAGGGACCTCGGCCTCGGCCAACGCTGCTCGATCCCCTACTCCGCCAACCGACTGCTGCGCGACTTTATGACCTTCCACTTCCGGCTGATCCGGCGTGAGGTCTTCGAGCGGGCGGGCGGCATCGACACGAGCTTCGCCTTCGCAGAAGACTACGACCTGTGCATGCGGATCAGCGAGATCGCCACCATCGAGCACCTCGCCGAGGTGCTCTACGACTACCGGGTCCACACCCGCAGCATGTCGCAGGCCACGCGGCTGCTTCAGATCGAGGGCTCGGCGACGGCGGTGCGGCGGGCGCTGCGACGCAGGGGGCTGGAGGATCAGTACGACCTGACCGTCGAGTTGATCCCGCGCTTCCATATCCGCAAGCGGTGA
- a CDS encoding carboxymuconolactone decarboxylase family protein codes for MEQINELRNDFPETAKDLKLNLGSIFDSETLSKEQTWGAALTAAYFLGSHELIAAITEDAQAADIPQATIEDAQAAAAIMAMNTIYYRFQHMVGSEAYASKSPRLRMSRMAKPATTKGDFELFSMAGAVLAGCEKCIKAHEQSILKEGLSDEHVHEVVRIAATISGAHTAMQIA; via the coding sequence ATGGAACAGATCAACGAGCTGCGCAACGACTTCCCCGAGACCGCCAAGGACCTCAAGCTGAATCTCGGGTCGATCTTCGATTCCGAAACCCTCAGCAAAGAACAGACCTGGGGCGCGGCCCTGACCGCCGCTTACTTCCTCGGCTCGCACGAGCTCATCGCGGCGATCACCGAAGACGCTCAGGCCGCCGACATCCCTCAGGCCACCATCGAGGACGCCCAGGCCGCCGCGGCCATCATGGCCATGAACACGATCTACTACCGCTTCCAGCACATGGTCGGGAGCGAGGCCTACGCCTCCAAATCGCCCCGACTGCGTATGTCACGCATGGCCAAGCCCGCCACGACCAAGGGCGACTTCGAGCTCTTCTCCATGGCCGGCGCCGTGCTCGCCGGTTGCGAGAAGTGCATCAAGGCCCACGAGCAGAGCATCCTCAAGGAGGGCCTGTCGGACGAGCACGTCCACGAGGTTGTCCGGATTGCGGCCACCATCAGCGGCGCCCACACCGCCATGCAGATCGCATGA
- a CDS encoding pyridoxine 5'-phosphate synthase, translating into MSITRLSVNLNRVALLRNQRDRNIPSVPEFARIALDAGADGLTVHPRPDQRHVRPTDVHLLKAVIAEEKYAGRELNIEGNPFEGDYMTLVFQARPHQATLVPDSPDQRTSDHGWNLKKDGERLIQVIKDLKSEGIRVSLFLDPVAAMIERVPDVGADRIELYTEPYAKGYAAGESERERMLASYQAAAKLADTLGLGVNAGHDLDLTNLPELARRVKPLAEVSIGHALTADALKLGMEGAVKAYLAALGR; encoded by the coding sequence ATGTCGATCACCCGCCTGAGTGTCAACCTCAACCGTGTCGCATTGCTCCGCAACCAGCGCGACCGCAACATCCCCTCGGTGCCCGAGTTCGCCCGCATCGCCCTGGACGCCGGCGCCGACGGCCTGACCGTCCACCCGCGGCCCGATCAGCGGCACGTGCGCCCCACCGACGTCCACCTGCTCAAGGCCGTGATTGCCGAGGAGAAGTACGCCGGCCGCGAACTGAACATCGAGGGCAACCCCTTCGAGGGCGACTACATGACCCTCGTCTTCCAGGCACGCCCGCACCAGGCGACGCTCGTGCCCGACTCGCCCGATCAGCGGACTTCCGATCACGGATGGAACCTCAAGAAAGATGGTGAACGCCTGATACAGGTCATCAAGGACCTCAAGAGCGAGGGGATCCGCGTGAGCCTGTTCCTTGATCCGGTCGCCGCGATGATCGAACGCGTGCCCGATGTCGGCGCCGACCGCATCGAGCTGTACACCGAGCCTTACGCCAAGGGGTACGCCGCCGGGGAGAGCGAACGCGAGCGGATGCTCGCGAGCTATCAGGCCGCAGCCAAGCTTGCCGACACGCTCGGCCTGGGTGTGAATGCCGGCCACGACCTCGATCTGACCAACCTTCCTGAGCTGGCCCGGCGGGTGAAACCGCTCGCCGAGGTCTCGATCGGCCACGCCCTGACCGCTGACGCTCTGAAGCTCGGCATGGAGGGGGCCGTTAAGGCTTATCTCGCTGCGCTGGGTCGCTGA
- a CDS encoding S66 peptidase family protein, whose amino-acid sequence MPIDWFGRSAFTLLVVFLGLISGCQSSEMVKPMALRPGDTIAFVAPAGELDKVRIERATGRLEAMGFNVVIPANLYRQTGYLAGTDQERADELMRAFLDPEVNAIFPGTGGYGTTRMLDLLDYDLIRKNPKVFIGFSDITGLHIALHEKSGLVTFHSPNPMWGLGSEGEWNPFARDYFWRALLADAYTTNEPYVIDADERVEYPITTVRGGKARGVIVGGNLSLVQAVTGTDYQLDTRGKILYLEDIGEAPYRVDRMLRQLKASGQLDEIAGAILGRFTRRRSEDTSDETTTMEEVLDEYFAPLGVPVIRDFPAGHVSDNATLPMGVVVELDADAQTVTVLERPIRLADERKVQTGTRSTREIARDSRTRRQIIRSQP is encoded by the coding sequence ATGCCTATCGACTGGTTCGGGCGAAGCGCGTTCACGCTGCTGGTAGTGTTTCTTGGCCTGATAAGCGGCTGCCAGAGCTCGGAGATGGTCAAGCCGATGGCCCTGCGGCCGGGTGACACCATCGCCTTCGTCGCGCCGGCGGGTGAACTGGACAAGGTTCGCATCGAGCGAGCTACAGGACGCCTCGAGGCGATGGGTTTTAACGTCGTGATCCCGGCCAACCTCTACCGGCAGACCGGCTACCTGGCGGGAACCGATCAGGAACGGGCCGATGAGCTGATGCGAGCCTTCCTCGACCCGGAGGTGAACGCGATCTTCCCGGGCACGGGGGGCTACGGCACCACGCGGATGCTCGACCTGCTCGATTACGACCTGATCCGGAAGAACCCGAAGGTCTTCATCGGCTTCAGCGACATCACCGGGCTGCACATCGCGCTCCACGAAAAATCAGGTCTGGTGACCTTTCACTCGCCCAACCCCATGTGGGGCCTCGGCAGCGAGGGGGAGTGGAACCCCTTCGCAAGAGACTACTTCTGGCGCGCCCTGCTGGCCGACGCCTACACCACGAACGAGCCTTACGTCATCGACGCCGACGAGCGCGTCGAGTACCCGATCACCACCGTCCGTGGCGGCAAAGCCCGGGGCGTGATCGTGGGCGGCAACCTCTCGCTCGTGCAGGCGGTGACGGGCACCGATTATCAACTCGACACCCGCGGGAAAATCCTCTACCTCGAGGACATCGGCGAAGCGCCCTACCGCGTCGACCGGATGCTGCGCCAACTCAAGGCCTCGGGCCAACTCGACGAGATCGCCGGCGCGATCCTCGGGCGGTTCACAAGGCGAAGAAGTGAAGACACCTCGGACGAAACCACCACCATGGAAGAGGTGCTCGACGAGTACTTCGCGCCGCTTGGCGTGCCGGTGATCCGCGACTTCCCCGCGGGCCACGTCTCGGACAACGCGACACTCCCGATGGGCGTGGTGGTGGAACTGGATGCCGACGCTCAGACCGTGACGGTGCTCGAACGGCCCATCCGGCTGGCGGACGAGCGGAAAGTGCAGACCGGCACACGATCGACGCGTGAGATCGCACGCGACAGCCGGACACGACGGCAAATCATCCGAAGTCAGCCCTGA
- the dnaB gene encoding replicative DNA helicase yields the protein MTAIPTPGNRRFRNQPQPIEIGKLFGKLPPVPREAEAALLGSLLHDPQLCGEVIEIIRSPEDFGYAPNAVVYTAMIEIYDETQSLDIVQLNQKLTDRKQLDHVGGTDYLVELAEAVPSAAGARHWARIVRDKGTIRRMIDAAGQILNDCYNTDDDAGIILDRAEQKVFELAESKEDVDVSELRELLQETYERLEAQEGEAITGVATGFFELDEMTNGLQKGEMIIIAARPSMGKTAFALNIAEHVAASNHEPVAVFSLEMGKQQLAQRLLCSRSGVDSHRLRRNMLSRDDFAQLSLTVGELSEAPIYIDDTPGLSLLALRAKARRLKARHDIKCVMIDYLQLMSASGAQSREQEVSSLSRGIKALARELDVPVICLSQLNRAAAQREGHRPLMSDLRESGSIEQDADVVMMLHREDYYHRGDEDYVDTNVAEVILAKQRNGPTGTVRLQFNGATTRFNNLASGAVAGF from the coding sequence ATGACCGCGATCCCCACGCCCGGCAACCGCAGGTTCCGCAACCAGCCGCAGCCCATCGAGATCGGCAAGCTCTTCGGCAAGCTGCCGCCCGTGCCCCGCGAGGCCGAGGCGGCGCTGCTGGGATCTCTGCTCCACGACCCTCAGCTCTGCGGCGAGGTCATCGAGATTATCCGCAGCCCGGAGGACTTCGGCTACGCCCCCAACGCGGTGGTCTACACCGCGATGATCGAAATCTACGACGAGACGCAGTCGCTCGACATCGTCCAGCTCAACCAGAAACTCACCGACCGCAAGCAGCTCGATCACGTCGGCGGGACCGATTACCTCGTTGAACTGGCCGAGGCGGTGCCCTCGGCTGCCGGCGCCAGGCATTGGGCACGCATCGTCCGCGACAAGGGGACGATCCGCCGGATGATCGACGCGGCCGGCCAGATCCTCAACGACTGCTACAACACCGACGACGACGCGGGCATCATTCTCGACCGCGCCGAGCAGAAGGTGTTTGAGCTGGCCGAGTCGAAGGAAGACGTCGACGTCTCCGAGCTCCGCGAGCTGCTCCAGGAGACCTACGAGCGGCTCGAGGCGCAGGAGGGGGAGGCCATCACCGGCGTTGCCACCGGTTTCTTCGAGCTCGACGAGATGACCAACGGCCTGCAGAAGGGCGAGATGATCATCATCGCGGCACGCCCCTCGATGGGTAAGACCGCCTTCGCCCTCAACATCGCCGAGCACGTCGCCGCCTCCAATCACGAGCCCGTCGCGGTCTTCAGCCTCGAGATGGGCAAGCAGCAGCTGGCTCAGCGACTGCTCTGTTCCCGCTCGGGTGTCGACTCCCATCGGCTCCGCCGCAACATGCTTTCACGCGACGATTTCGCGCAGCTCTCGCTGACCGTCGGCGAGCTCTCCGAGGCACCGATCTATATCGACGACACGCCCGGTCTCTCGCTGCTCGCCCTGCGCGCGAAGGCCCGGCGGCTCAAGGCCCGCCACGACATCAAGTGCGTCATGATCGACTATCTCCAGCTGATGTCCGCCTCCGGAGCCCAGTCCCGCGAGCAGGAAGTCTCCTCGCTCTCGCGCGGCATCAAGGCACTGGCTCGCGAGCTTGACGTCCCGGTCATCTGCCTCAGCCAGCTCAACCGCGCCGCCGCCCAGCGTGAGGGCCACCGGCCGCTGATGTCTGATCTCCGCGAGTCCGGCTCGATCGAGCAGGACGCCGACGTCGTCATGATGCTCCACCGCGAGGACTACTACCACCGCGGCGACGAGGACTACGTCGACACCAACGTCGCCGAGGTCATTCTTGCCAAGCAGCGAAACGGGCCCACGGGCACGGTCCGCCTGCAGTTCAACGGAGCCACCACGCGCTTCAACAACCTCGCCTCCGGGGCCGTGGCCGGTTTCTAG
- a CDS encoding peroxiredoxin, with protein MLTVGDAFPEFNCQACTGNTKDDLTTINNGTHEGKWKLFLFYPKDFTFVCPTELVEFGKQISEFEDRDTVVLGASTDNEFCHLAWRNDHDDLKTLPYPLLAAQKLADDLGIIDPSEHVALRATFIVDPHGTIQWASANNLNVGRSVKEALRVLDAIQSDELCPCNWEKGQETLQV; from the coding sequence ATGCTGACCGTTGGCGACGCCTTCCCCGAGTTCAACTGCCAGGCCTGTACCGGCAACACCAAGGACGACCTGACCACCATCAACAACGGCACCCACGAGGGCAAGTGGAAGCTCTTCCTCTTCTACCCCAAGGACTTCACCTTCGTCTGCCCGACCGAGCTCGTTGAGTTCGGCAAACAGATCAGCGAATTCGAAGACCGCGACACCGTTGTCCTCGGCGCCTCAACCGACAACGAGTTCTGCCACCTCGCCTGGCGCAACGACCACGACGACCTCAAGACCCTCCCCTACCCCCTGCTCGCCGCCCAGAAGCTCGCCGACGACCTCGGCATCATCGACCCCAGCGAGCACGTCGCCCTCCGCGCGACCTTCATCGTTGACCCCCACGGCACGATCCAGTGGGCCTCCGCGAACAACCTCAACGTCGGCCGGTCGGTCAAGGAAGCCCTCCGCGTCCTCGACGCCATCCAGTCCGACGAGCTCTGCCCCTGCAACTGGGAAAAGGGCCAGGAAACCCTCCAGGTCTAA
- a CDS encoding anthranilate synthase component II encodes MILLIDNYDSFTYNLVQRIGEVLLVNGHTPEQAEAKLRVVRNDKITVEQAVDLNPETVIISPGPCTPNEAGVSCGVAEAFLGKVPLFGVCLGHQSIGQAFGMTVARNSKVMHGKTSPIHHDGLGVFAGMSNPFVATRYHSLVVTPESVDKERFIVSAWTEEGEVMALRAKPEHFGAAPAESVQFHPESFLTTEGHRLLANVLRLPNVPEPRDAVA; translated from the coding sequence ATGATACTGCTCATCGATAACTACGACTCGTTCACCTACAACCTCGTCCAGCGCATCGGCGAGGTCCTGCTGGTCAACGGCCACACGCCCGAGCAGGCCGAGGCGAAACTCCGCGTCGTGCGCAACGACAAGATCACGGTCGAGCAGGCGGTCGATCTCAACCCTGAGACCGTCATCATCTCGCCCGGGCCCTGCACGCCCAACGAGGCGGGTGTCTCCTGCGGTGTCGCCGAGGCGTTCCTGGGCAAGGTCCCGTTGTTCGGCGTCTGCCTCGGGCACCAGTCGATCGGGCAGGCCTTCGGCATGACCGTCGCCCGCAACAGCAAGGTGATGCACGGCAAGACCTCGCCCATCCACCACGACGGACTGGGTGTCTTCGCCGGCATGTCCAATCCGTTTGTCGCCACCCGCTACCACTCGCTGGTGGTCACGCCCGAGTCCGTCGACAAAGAACGCTTCATCGTCTCCGCCTGGACCGAGGAGGGCGAGGTGATGGCCCTGCGTGCCAAGCCCGAACACTTCGGGGCCGCGCCCGCCGAGTCGGTTCAGTTCCACCCCGAGTCGTTTCTCACGACCGAGGGTCACCGCCTGCTGGCCAACGTGCTGCGGCTGCCCAACGTTCCCGAGCCACGGGACGCCGTCGCCTGA
- a CDS encoding YdjY domain-containing protein has product MRAQAWEVLTPELRIDREAGVVEFDAEVVFERREVRGEDGELLYVFGDWLELVVCGRNTREHESLLATGVRASELHASLLLLGLEPGRPATLVRDESVAGGWRVDPPTGPEIAVTIAVGNQAEVTAGSWVKNKETGEDFAEATWLFTGSKQVEVPAEEGRGGWHYLADLSGSLITLVNFRDDLMALPTTLTSGDDGQVLGGVSERIPATGTAVRVRLRAAEDVAE; this is encoded by the coding sequence GTGCGCGCGCAGGCGTGGGAGGTCCTGACGCCTGAGCTCCGGATCGACCGCGAGGCGGGGGTCGTGGAGTTCGACGCGGAGGTGGTGTTCGAGCGGCGCGAGGTGCGAGGCGAAGATGGCGAGCTGCTTTATGTCTTCGGCGACTGGCTCGAGCTGGTGGTCTGCGGACGCAACACGCGTGAGCACGAGTCGCTGCTGGCGACGGGGGTGCGGGCGAGCGAGCTCCACGCGTCGCTGCTGCTGCTGGGGCTTGAACCGGGTCGGCCTGCGACGCTGGTTCGCGACGAATCGGTGGCGGGGGGCTGGCGGGTCGATCCGCCGACGGGGCCTGAGATCGCGGTGACCATCGCCGTGGGGAATCAGGCGGAAGTGACTGCCGGATCGTGGGTTAAAAACAAGGAGACGGGCGAGGATTTCGCTGAGGCGACCTGGCTTTTTACCGGGTCGAAGCAGGTCGAGGTGCCTGCGGAAGAGGGACGGGGGGGTTGGCATTATCTCGCGGACCTGTCGGGGTCGCTGATCACGCTGGTGAACTTCCGTGACGACCTCATGGCCCTGCCGACGACCCTGACCTCAGGCGACGACGGGCAGGTGCTGGGCGGCGTGAGCGAGCGGATCCCCGCGACCGGCACGGCGGTTCGGGTTCGGCTGCGGGCCGCTGAGGACGTGGCGGAGTAA
- a CDS encoding VOC family protein encodes MSHENTRVSGCGFHHVAISVRDFDASLAFYTDLLGFKPRVRWQAPPKRAVMLDTGDGNYIEVFEAPDKPEHKDAGNEPWFHIALRCTNLDEVVARVREAGFTVTMEPLSLDIEASDSDEKIPIRIAFFNGPNGESIELFQNEVL; translated from the coding sequence ATGAGCCACGAAAACACCAGGGTCTCGGGATGCGGCTTCCATCACGTCGCCATCAGCGTCCGCGACTTCGACGCCAGCCTTGCCTTCTACACCGACCTGCTCGGTTTCAAGCCACGCGTCCGCTGGCAGGCACCGCCCAAGCGTGCGGTGATGCTCGACACCGGCGACGGCAACTACATCGAGGTCTTCGAGGCTCCGGACAAGCCCGAGCACAAGGACGCGGGCAACGAGCCCTGGTTTCATATCGCCCTGCGTTGCACCAACCTTGACGAGGTCGTCGCACGTGTGCGCGAGGCCGGTTTTACCGTGACCATGGAGCCGCTGAGCCTTGACATCGAGGCGAGCGACAGCGACGAGAAGATCCCGATCCGCATCGCCTTCTTCAACGGCCCCAACGGCGAATCCATCGAGCTGTTCCAGAACGAGGTGCTCTAG